The nucleotide window CTCTCGACTGGTAATAACACTTAGAAGGGATCCAGCTGAATCTCTGTTAGTTATGGCGATGTGGTTATGGTTAGAAGAGAAGGGTTATCCCAACATAATAGCCAAAATGGTGAACCTATCAAATCCATTGCTGGAAGCACTAGCCGGTGAAGCGGTTTCGTGTTTGAATTGTCTCGGATCCAAGAATCCTACCATTCCACCTAATGGCATTCTCCCTCTTACTACTAGAATCATGGAGAAAGATGTTTCCTTGCACATGTTCTATCAAAACAAATTCAGTACCATCAGTGGGATCAAAAGTTTTATGACCACTGTTTGTTCTCGGATTTTTACTGATATCTTGCAACATGTGGTGGGGAGCACATCACGAGTGATTCCAAACCAGCCTCTTGTCATCCCTGGTTTCCCTCACTCATTATTTGGCAGCGTCACTATAGTGCCAAGAGCCATGGACCATGATTTTCCTATTGGGGGCTTATGGGGATGGAATCCTTCCAACAACGTTTCCGAGGACGATCGGACCTTGTTTCTGACGTTCTCGCGGGGTTTTCCTGTTTCGGAAGATGAAATAAGAGAACTGTTCACAAATGTAGGCGTTTGTGTTGATTGTGTACGTATGCAGGATAATGTCCCCTATGGTGAACAACCTTTGTTTGCTAAAATGGTGCTACGATCCGTTGCGAATGTCGATCAAATTTTGAGCGGGAGGCCCATCGCTAAGTTCCGGATCAACGGTAAACACATATGGGCACGGAAGTATGAACGAAGAGAGTAGATACACCGAGGAAGGCTGATGTTAGAACTTTTATAGATAATACTTATACATTTGTCTTGCTGCAAACCTTTAGTACTTAAAAGCTTGTCTTCTATGCACTGATATTCATAAATATTTGCCAAATATGTATTCCTTTATGTGAATCAAAACTAGTACAGTAAACATTATCAGCCTTACTTTTTATCTCCATAGACACAGTTCTAACCCTGTGGTTTAACGTTACATATGTAGAAGGTTCTTTTTTGTTTTGGGGTTCTAAAAGTCCACAGAACcagttttgataaaaaaaaaacccatgcGTTTGCCGGGAGTCGAACCCGGGTCTATTGTTTGGAAGGCAATTATCCTAACCGTTGGACTACAAACGCTCGGTGACATTGTATCTGGTTTTTACTTAATCTACCATAATAACAGAAGCCAGAGATACTATTTGTAGTGTAGAAGCGTGATTACAACGACCCAGGTTTTGACGCATGATAAAAACACCGAAATACCGAATGGCATATGCAGGATGCGGGGTGTTTATAAGAATATAAGGAGAATATCCAAGTTTGTTGTTTCTTCTCTTCTCCCATGTCCTCGTCTTCCACCATTTATGTATCAATGCTATTTGCTTCATTTCCTGCTTTGGGTTCATTTttgtttttatcatttaattaaaaaaattaatttaattattgaattattcaaaacttttcatttttatttaaatcattaagctgttaagtttttttttaagttcACCTAATAAGCTCCAAGTAATATTCATCGATGACGAAaagaatatatattaaattcaattcaatccgaCAATTAGTGTAAGAGATAAGAgaaaaaatgtatttaaattttatttcagaAATTAAgtaacataaaaaaattttcataaaaaaataaattatagaaTAGAAAAAGAACTTTTAATTTATGTAAATAGTGCAAATTGAGAAAACCACGTAATACTTTTAACGatttaattacttaaataaaacttttaaataatttaaaaattaaattataatttttaatttatcttaAATTTTAAGGGTTTTATTACAAAGGATTTAAAAGCCCAATTCAAAGCATTTATGTCTATGTCCTCGAAAGGACGAAATAGCAACACTAATGATGTTTGTTGCTAACTTCTCTCTGACGTGAAGCTTCCTGTATACCATTGCTACCATTTTCCATGCGTTGGCTCCGGGGAGAAAGGGCGTTAAATGATGTGATtctacttttatttcttttcttaattTTAAGATTGAGtggtatttaaattattattt belongs to Gossypium arboreum isolate Shixiya-1 chromosome 7, ASM2569848v2, whole genome shotgun sequence and includes:
- the LOC108466774 gene encoding uncharacterized protein LOC108466774: MASITLEELHAYHAIDRSVFSRLVITLRRDPAESLLVMAMWLWLEEKGYPNIIAKMVNLSNPLLEALAGEAVSCLNCLGSKNPTIPPNGILPLTTRIMEKDVSLHMFYQNKFSTISGIKSFMTTVCSRIFTDILQHVVGSTSRVIPNQPLVIPGFPHSLFGSVTIVPRAMDHDFPIGGLWGWNPSNNVSEDDRTLFLTFSRGFPVSEDEIRELFTNVGVCVDCVRMQDNVPYGEQPLFAKMVLRSVANVDQILSGRPIAKFRINGKHIWARKYERRE